Proteins encoded by one window of Kribbella italica:
- a CDS encoding sensor histidine kinase: MTADCSNDAGAGLRIPGEPPRWVGNVIGLGSVAVLTAATVLGRQSGDGAGRFLVFDVVVGIVAVGLILPLGRRPVQSALVLAALAALSPAATPPSTVGTLTVAQFRPLKVATLVALAGTVGHLVQWSWRPIDGLNLFWYVILDAAVHAALLAWGQWAQARRALVASLRERALRAESEQGRRVAEARTLERTKMAREMHDVLAHRLSLLATYAGALEYRPDSSPEKLAQAAGVIRTGVHQALEELREVISVLRDGEMDELPGGRPQPTFGDLDALVQESRDAGSAISYDAEVSAPETLPPATGRTAYRVVQEGLTNARKHAAGRPVRVVVRGRPGDGLVIELTNPGGDGVPAAPGSGTGLVGLTERVNLAGGTLDHGRAAGRFRLHAALPWPE; the protein is encoded by the coding sequence ATGACTGCGGACTGCTCCAACGATGCCGGCGCCGGCCTCCGGATCCCGGGTGAGCCACCACGGTGGGTCGGCAACGTGATCGGGCTGGGCTCCGTCGCCGTGCTGACCGCCGCCACCGTCCTCGGGCGACAGTCCGGGGACGGCGCCGGCCGGTTCCTGGTCTTCGACGTCGTGGTCGGGATCGTTGCCGTCGGCCTCATTCTGCCGCTCGGCCGGCGACCGGTGCAGTCGGCGCTGGTCCTGGCCGCGCTCGCTGCCCTCTCCCCCGCCGCGACGCCGCCGTCCACGGTCGGGACGCTGACGGTGGCGCAGTTCCGGCCGTTGAAGGTCGCCACGCTGGTCGCGCTCGCCGGGACGGTCGGCCACCTGGTCCAGTGGAGCTGGCGGCCGATCGACGGGCTGAACCTGTTCTGGTACGTCATCCTGGACGCCGCCGTCCATGCCGCTCTGCTGGCGTGGGGCCAGTGGGCGCAGGCCCGGCGCGCGTTGGTCGCCTCCCTGCGAGAACGCGCTCTCCGGGCCGAGAGCGAGCAAGGCCGACGGGTCGCTGAGGCGCGCACGCTGGAGCGGACGAAGATGGCGCGCGAGATGCACGACGTCCTGGCGCATCGGCTGTCGTTGCTGGCGACGTACGCGGGGGCGCTGGAGTACCGGCCGGACTCGTCGCCGGAGAAGCTCGCGCAGGCGGCGGGGGTGATCCGGACCGGGGTGCACCAGGCGCTGGAGGAGCTGCGCGAGGTGATCAGCGTGCTGCGCGACGGGGAGATGGACGAGCTGCCGGGTGGGCGGCCGCAGCCGACGTTCGGGGATCTGGACGCGTTGGTGCAGGAGTCGAGGGACGCGGGGAGCGCGATCTCGTACGACGCTGAGGTGAGCGCGCCGGAGACGTTGCCGCCGGCCACCGGGCGGACGGCGTACCGGGTGGTGCAGGAAGGGCTGACCAACGCGCGCAAGCACGCGGCCGGGCGGCCGGTGAGGGTCGTCGTGCGCGGACGGCCGGGTGACGGGCTGGTGATCGAGCTGACGAATCCCGGCGGGGACGGCGTACCGGCTGCTCCTGGGAGTGGGACCGGACTGGTCGGGCTGACCGAGCGGGTGAACCTGGCCGGCGGCACGCTGGACCACGGAAGGGCGGCGGGCCGGTTCCGGCTGCATGCTGCGTTGCCGTGGCCGGAGTGA
- a CDS encoding FCD domain-containing protein — MKNYELVLQQVEADLAAGRLRLGGRLPGERALAEQLGISRPSVREAVRVLEALGVVRTATGSGPEAGAVIVAEPSAPLTALLRLHLATSHLPMEDIVQTRVLLESWSAREAAGRFAASAGEPGGLAGAEGAGLLAGTVDAVRPGAGELAVAEELLGRMEVEGLSPEEFHVLDAEFHVALAGLAGNVLIAAVMGSLRSAIHGYVLAAVPNLPDWDATAVALRAEHHGIVAAIRGGRGEDAARLVTEHIEGFYRAARLSSPTW; from the coding sequence GTGAAGAACTACGAGCTGGTGCTGCAGCAGGTCGAGGCGGACCTTGCGGCGGGGCGGTTGCGGCTGGGTGGGCGGTTGCCCGGGGAGCGGGCGCTGGCCGAGCAGCTCGGGATCAGCAGGCCGTCGGTACGGGAGGCGGTGCGGGTGCTGGAGGCGCTGGGGGTGGTGCGGACGGCGACTGGGTCTGGGCCGGAGGCGGGGGCCGTGATCGTTGCTGAGCCGTCGGCGCCGTTGACGGCGTTGCTGCGGTTGCACCTGGCGACCAGTCATCTGCCGATGGAGGACATCGTGCAGACGCGGGTGCTGCTGGAGTCCTGGTCGGCGCGGGAGGCGGCTGGGCGGTTTGCAGCTTCAGCGGGAGAGCCCGGCGGTCTGGCTGGTGCGGAAGGCGCCGGACTACTTGCTGGCACGGTGGACGCAGTACGGCCTGGCGCTGGGGAGTTGGCGGTCGCTGAGGAGCTGCTGGGGCGGATGGAGGTGGAGGGGTTGTCGCCGGAGGAGTTTCACGTGCTCGACGCGGAGTTTCATGTGGCGTTGGCGGGGTTGGCGGGAAACGTGTTGATCGCTGCGGTGATGGGGTCGTTGCGGTCGGCGATCCATGGGTACGTGCTGGCCGCCGTACCGAATCTGCCGGACTGGGACGCGACGGCCGTTGCGCTCCGGGCCGAGCATCACGGGATCGTGGCGGCGATTCGTGGCGGTCGGGGTGAGGATGCGGCGCGGTTGGTGACCGAGCACATCGAGGGGTTCTACCGCGCGGCCCGGTTGTCGTCGCCTACCTGGTAG
- a CDS encoding response regulator, which translates to MIRVLLADDQALVRAGFRSLLNAEDDITVIGEVSDGAEAVVVARAEKPDVVLMDIRMPGTDGLEATRQIGTDEALSGVHVVILTTFDLDEYVFEALRVGASGFLVKDTEPVELLQAVRVVARGDALLSPGVTRRLVAEFATRSRQPHASKELDVLTEREKEIVALVGEGLSNDEIAARLVLSPATAKTHVSRAMVKLGVRDRAQLVVLAYQTGLVRPGWLG; encoded by the coding sequence ATGATTCGGGTGTTGCTGGCGGACGATCAGGCGTTGGTGCGGGCGGGGTTCCGGTCGTTGCTGAACGCCGAGGACGACATCACCGTGATCGGTGAGGTGTCGGACGGGGCCGAGGCGGTCGTGGTGGCGCGGGCGGAGAAGCCTGACGTCGTGCTGATGGACATCCGGATGCCGGGGACCGACGGGCTGGAGGCGACGCGGCAGATCGGGACCGATGAAGCGCTCTCCGGTGTTCACGTGGTGATCCTGACGACGTTCGACCTGGACGAGTACGTGTTCGAGGCGTTGCGGGTCGGGGCCAGCGGGTTCCTGGTGAAGGACACCGAGCCGGTGGAGCTGCTGCAGGCCGTTCGGGTGGTCGCACGGGGCGACGCTTTGTTGTCGCCGGGGGTGACGCGGCGGCTGGTGGCCGAGTTCGCGACGCGGAGCCGGCAGCCGCACGCGAGCAAGGAGCTCGACGTCCTGACCGAGCGGGAGAAGGAGATCGTCGCGCTGGTCGGCGAGGGGCTGTCGAACGACGAGATCGCGGCCCGGCTGGTGCTGAGCCCGGCGACGGCGAAGACGCATGTCAGCCGGGCGATGGTGAAGCTGGGTGTGCGGGATCGCGCGCAGTTGGTGGTACTGGCTTACCAGACCGGGCTGGTACGACCGGGCTGGTTGGGCTAG
- a CDS encoding class I SAM-dependent methyltransferase has product MRNWSGYQTAKRDLIRSLSGTVLEIGAGSGANFADLPGTIEWIGLEPHRRARAQLVRTAAGRRVLAAGAEQIPLPEASVDGVLSTVVLCSVADLPATLVELRRVLRPGGRFVFVEHVAAPRGTWTYRLQRLAAPFTRRFDRGCNPARDIAAAIEAAGFTTIELDHYTMPGLIPIPFIAGAATR; this is encoded by the coding sequence ATGAGGAACTGGAGCGGTTACCAGACGGCAAAGCGGGACCTGATCCGTTCGTTGTCCGGCACGGTCCTCGAGATCGGCGCCGGCAGCGGCGCCAACTTCGCCGACCTGCCCGGCACTATCGAGTGGATCGGCCTGGAGCCGCATCGCCGCGCTCGCGCCCAGCTCGTCCGTACGGCGGCCGGGCGGCGCGTCCTGGCCGCCGGCGCCGAGCAGATCCCGTTGCCCGAGGCAAGCGTCGACGGCGTGCTGTCGACCGTCGTACTGTGCTCCGTCGCCGACCTCCCGGCCACGCTGGTCGAACTGCGTCGCGTCCTCCGCCCCGGCGGCCGCTTCGTCTTCGTCGAGCACGTCGCCGCACCTCGCGGGACGTGGACCTATCGCCTGCAGAGGCTGGCCGCGCCCTTCACCCGCCGCTTCGACCGCGGCTGCAACCCGGCCCGCGACATCGCGGCCGCCATCGAGGCCGCCGGTTTCACCACGATCGAGCTGGACCACTACACGATGCCGGGCCTGATCCCGATCCCGTTCATCGCCGGCGCCGCTACCAGGTAG
- a CDS encoding DUF6069 family protein, translating into MPENALSRDAGSHIDQLTEGITMTITAGKPITRVPGKSRLAVVGATSAAALVAWAVLGPLAGIELRAEQGTSTTDITGVSVFVSATLMAFAGWGLLAVLERRTVNARKVWTILAASACILSLGSPLVAGIGVGAKLGLASLHLIVGAVVIAGLHRTALSACDRCN; encoded by the coding sequence ATGCCCGAGAACGCGCTCTCCCGCGACGCTGGGTCGCACATCGACCAGCTCACGGAAGGCATCACCATGACCATCACCGCCGGCAAGCCCATCACCCGAGTTCCCGGCAAGAGCCGCCTCGCAGTCGTCGGCGCGACCTCGGCCGCGGCCCTCGTCGCCTGGGCGGTCCTCGGCCCGCTCGCCGGTATCGAGCTGCGGGCCGAGCAGGGCACGTCCACGACCGACATCACCGGCGTCTCGGTCTTCGTCTCGGCGACCCTGATGGCCTTCGCCGGCTGGGGGCTGCTCGCCGTGCTCGAACGGCGTACCGTCAACGCCCGCAAGGTCTGGACGATCCTGGCCGCGTCGGCCTGCATCCTGTCGCTCGGCAGCCCGCTCGTCGCCGGGATCGGCGTCGGCGCCAAGCTCGGTCTGGCGTCCCTGCACCTGATCGTCGGCGCCGTGGTCATCGCCGGCCTTCACCGCACGGCCCTGTCCGCCTGCGACCGCTGCAACTAG
- a CDS encoding response regulator: protein MGERAAIRVLVVDDDALVRASLEMMLDGANGIAVVAQAADGDEVPGAIDAHFPDLVLMDLRMPRVDGIVATRRVRARKNPPEVIVLTTFDTDENVLHALRAGASGFLLKDTPPAQIVDAVRRVAAGDPILSPAITRRLMDRAATQADAHTEAQGALARLSPREYDVMLAVAQGKANAEIAAELFMSLATVKAHISHILTKLELGNRTQIALLAHDAGLA from the coding sequence ATGGGTGAGCGTGCGGCGATTCGGGTGCTGGTGGTGGACGACGACGCGCTCGTCCGGGCCAGCCTGGAGATGATGCTCGACGGGGCGAACGGGATCGCCGTGGTCGCGCAGGCGGCCGACGGCGACGAGGTGCCGGGTGCGATCGACGCGCACTTCCCCGATCTGGTGCTGATGGATTTACGGATGCCGCGGGTCGACGGGATCGTCGCGACCCGGCGGGTGCGGGCGCGGAAGAACCCGCCGGAGGTGATCGTGCTGACCACGTTCGACACCGACGAGAACGTGCTGCACGCGCTGCGGGCGGGGGCGAGTGGGTTCTTGCTGAAGGACACGCCGCCGGCGCAGATCGTCGACGCCGTACGGCGGGTTGCCGCTGGGGATCCGATCCTGTCGCCGGCGATCACGCGGCGGTTGATGGACCGGGCGGCGACGCAGGCCGATGCGCACACGGAGGCGCAGGGGGCGCTGGCGCGGTTGAGTCCGCGGGAGTACGACGTGATGCTGGCGGTCGCGCAGGGCAAGGCGAACGCGGAGATCGCGGCGGAGTTGTTCATGAGTCTGGCGACGGTGAAGGCGCACATCTCGCACATCCTCACGAAGCTGGAGCTGGGCAACCGGACCCAGATCGCGCTGCTCGCGCACGACGCCGGGCTCGCCTGA